In Streptosporangium album, the following are encoded in one genomic region:
- a CDS encoding FAD/NAD(P)-binding protein — MSASIAVVGAGPTGTCLVERICANAADLLDWPSLDIHVIDPYPPGGGRVWRAEQPELLWMNSTAADVTLFTDASVQCRGPIRPGPSLAEWLGGDPGGFASRRVQNAYLSHVFQHAVTTAPRGVRVHVHATRALDLADVPGGQAVRLEDGRTIEVDAVILAQGHGDVTPTGQERALAGLAEADGLRYLPTGYTADLDLDQVPGGEPVIVRGMGLASVDLTVLLTSGRGGRFIREYDGELVYLPSGREPLLQLGSRRGVPYHAKTGYPFRGARPPVPRFLTAAALGEGPWNFRRDVWPLVAKELAFAYYHELITAHPRRSRMGWPEFEEAYAAEEWRSAGMRALIRRAVPRHLDRLDFDRLDRPLERMRFGDSAGLRRWMNGYLGADLQRRSDPAHSADHAMILGLLSVHGVLAELGVSDPWFHGFFSYVASGPPGPRLEELRALAGAGVVTFLGADLRVEHRDRRWWAHSPTVPGGMAARTLIEARLPAPSVSRATDPLISALRDRGEADEDSGLLKVRPADRRLLDRSDTPHPRRFAFGPWVVGGRATGGFARPGLDAPLFRHADALARIVLSEAVATPIRHVA, encoded by the coding sequence ATGAGTGCCTCCATCGCCGTCGTCGGCGCAGGGCCGACCGGCACCTGCCTGGTGGAGCGGATCTGCGCCAACGCCGCCGACCTGCTCGACTGGCCGTCACTGGACATCCACGTGATCGACCCCTACCCGCCGGGCGGCGGGCGGGTCTGGCGCGCCGAGCAGCCCGAACTGCTCTGGATGAACTCCACCGCGGCCGACGTGACGCTGTTCACCGACGCGTCGGTCCAGTGCCGGGGCCCGATCCGCCCCGGCCCGTCGCTGGCCGAGTGGCTCGGCGGCGACCCCGGCGGATTCGCCTCCCGGCGGGTCCAGAACGCCTACCTCTCGCACGTCTTCCAGCACGCGGTCACCACCGCTCCCCGCGGCGTCCGGGTCCACGTCCACGCCACCCGCGCGCTGGACCTCGCCGACGTCCCCGGCGGGCAGGCGGTGAGGCTGGAGGACGGCCGGACGATCGAGGTGGACGCGGTGATCCTGGCCCAGGGGCACGGCGACGTGACCCCGACCGGGCAGGAGCGGGCGCTGGCGGGCCTGGCGGAGGCCGACGGGCTGCGCTACCTGCCCACCGGTTACACCGCCGACCTCGACCTGGACCAGGTGCCCGGCGGCGAGCCGGTGATCGTGCGGGGCATGGGGCTGGCCTCCGTCGACCTGACGGTGCTGCTCACCTCGGGCCGCGGCGGCCGCTTCATCCGTGAGTACGACGGGGAGCTGGTCTACCTGCCCAGCGGCCGGGAGCCGCTGCTTCAGCTGGGATCGCGCCGCGGCGTGCCGTACCACGCGAAGACCGGATACCCGTTCCGGGGCGCGCGCCCGCCGGTCCCGCGCTTCCTCACCGCGGCGGCGCTGGGCGAGGGGCCGTGGAACTTCCGCCGGGACGTGTGGCCGCTGGTCGCCAAGGAACTGGCCTTCGCGTACTACCACGAGCTCATCACCGCCCACCCGAGACGGTCCCGGATGGGCTGGCCGGAGTTCGAGGAGGCATACGCGGCCGAGGAGTGGCGCAGCGCCGGGATGCGGGCCCTGATCCGCAGGGCCGTACCACGGCATCTGGACCGGCTGGACTTCGACCGGCTGGACCGTCCGCTGGAGCGCATGCGGTTCGGCGACTCCGCGGGGCTGCGCAGGTGGATGAACGGCTACCTGGGCGCCGACCTGCAGCGACGCTCCGACCCCGCGCACAGCGCCGACCACGCCATGATCCTCGGGCTGCTGTCCGTCCACGGCGTCCTCGCCGAGCTGGGCGTCTCCGACCCGTGGTTCCACGGCTTCTTCAGCTACGTCGCCAGCGGCCCGCCCGGCCCTCGGCTGGAGGAGCTGCGGGCCCTCGCCGGGGCGGGGGTGGTCACCTTCCTCGGCGCGGACCTGAGGGTCGAGCACCGTGACCGGCGATGGTGGGCGCACAGTCCCACCGTCCCCGGCGGGATGGCGGCCCGGACCCTGATCGAGGCCCGGCTGCCCGCGCCCAGTGTGAGCCGGGCCACCGACCCGCTGATCTCCGCGCTCCGGGACCGGGGAGAGGCCGATGAGGACTCAGGGCTGCTGAAGGTACGGCCCGCCGACCGGCGCCTGCTGGACCGGTCGGACACCCCCCACCCCCGCAGGTTCGCCTTCGGACCGTGGGTCGTCGGCGGCCGGGCCACCGGCGGATTCGCCCGGCCCGGTCTCGACGCCCCGCTTTTCCGGCACGCCGACGCGCTCGCCCGGATCGTGCTGTCCGAGGCCGTCGCCACCCCGATCAGACATGTCGCCTGA
- a CDS encoding ABC transporter substrate-binding protein, with protein MKARWGVLTLAGALALTACGAQTQAPAAAVGGSGGDGGSLTWAVETQPITFNPQQWGQNKARLLVHNQFDSLIARGRNGEFLPWLATSWEVSKDGLTYTFKLRDDVTFHDGEKFDAASVKANLDQFLVPGYNAAVAAIQLRNFGRAEATGTHTLKVTLKAPDGLFLDFLSSPYAGQVSPKSLKNAKDLKAGGVDVVGTGPFILDRFTPGQEVHYRRNPNYDWPPTGSAHQGPAYLSEVTYRFLPEAAVRVGALTSGQVQVIEGVPATEIGLIKADPRLRLETSLNSGSAFSYYFNVSHAPFDDRRVRKAFRDAVDVDTVLDSVYQGTAKRAWSIIGQGSPQFYDASLENTFGGNPARANKLLDEAGWDRRDAEGFRVKDGRRLTVRTVASAPFVRDRRDILAQAVQAAVKQSSGIDFQVRLVDQGTAQKAYDDDQYEVFENSRGDTDAGAALNLILPKGAAINRTHFESAELDGLLTKASASSDTAERRELYAKVQKLVADEALILPLYVPADQVAYGAGVTGLTFEPVSGTPNSAYDIRTGT; from the coding sequence GTGAAAGCGAGATGGGGCGTCCTGACGCTGGCCGGAGCACTGGCACTCACGGCGTGCGGAGCCCAGACGCAGGCCCCGGCGGCCGCGGTGGGCGGTAGCGGAGGCGACGGCGGGTCGCTGACCTGGGCGGTGGAGACGCAGCCCATCACGTTCAACCCCCAGCAGTGGGGCCAGAACAAGGCCCGCCTGCTGGTGCACAACCAGTTCGACTCGTTGATCGCCCGTGGGAGGAACGGCGAGTTCCTGCCGTGGCTGGCCACCTCCTGGGAGGTCTCCAAGGACGGCCTGACCTACACCTTCAAGCTCCGCGACGACGTCACCTTCCACGACGGGGAGAAGTTCGACGCGGCGTCGGTGAAGGCCAACCTCGACCAGTTCCTCGTGCCGGGCTACAACGCGGCGGTGGCCGCCATCCAGCTCCGCAACTTCGGCAGGGCCGAGGCGACCGGCACGCACACCCTCAAGGTCACGCTGAAGGCGCCGGACGGGCTGTTCCTGGACTTCCTCTCCTCGCCCTACGCCGGCCAGGTCTCCCCGAAGTCGCTGAAGAACGCCAAGGACCTCAAGGCCGGCGGTGTCGACGTCGTCGGCACCGGGCCGTTCATCCTTGACCGGTTCACGCCGGGCCAGGAGGTCCACTACCGGCGCAACCCGAACTACGACTGGCCGCCCACGGGCTCGGCCCACCAGGGCCCGGCATACCTGTCGGAGGTGACCTACCGCTTCCTGCCCGAGGCGGCGGTCCGGGTCGGCGCGCTCACCTCGGGCCAGGTCCAGGTGATCGAGGGCGTGCCCGCCACCGAGATCGGTCTCATCAAGGCCGACCCCCGGCTGAGGCTTGAGACGAGCCTCAACTCCGGCAGCGCCTTCTCCTACTACTTCAACGTCTCCCACGCCCCGTTCGACGACAGGCGGGTCCGCAAGGCGTTCCGGGACGCCGTCGACGTCGACACCGTGCTCGACTCGGTCTACCAGGGCACCGCCAAGCGGGCCTGGAGCATCATCGGCCAGGGCAGCCCGCAGTTCTACGACGCCTCGCTGGAGAACACCTTCGGCGGCAACCCGGCGCGGGCCAACAAGCTGCTCGACGAGGCCGGCTGGGACAGACGCGACGCCGAGGGCTTCCGGGTCAAGGACGGCAGGCGGCTGACCGTGCGGACCGTGGCCTCGGCCCCGTTCGTCAGGGACCGCCGCGACATCCTCGCCCAGGCGGTCCAGGCCGCGGTGAAACAGAGCAGCGGCATCGACTTCCAGGTCAGACTGGTCGACCAGGGCACCGCGCAGAAGGCCTACGACGACGACCAGTACGAGGTCTTCGAGAACTCGCGCGGCGACACCGACGCCGGGGCGGCGCTCAACCTGATCCTGCCGAAGGGCGCCGCGATCAACCGCACCCACTTCGAGAGCGCCGAGCTGGACGGGCTCCTCACCAAGGCGTCGGCCAGCTCCGACACCGCAGAACGCAGGGAGCTCTACGCCAAGGTGCAGAAGCTCGTCGCCGACGAGGCACTGATCCTCCCGCTCTACGTGCCCGCCGACCAGGTCGCCTACGGCGCCGGCGTCACCGGGCTCACCTTCGAGCCGGTCTCCGGCACCCCCAACAGCGCCTATGACATCCGGACAGGGACATGA